AAGATGTTCCACCCAAATAGAAAGGAACCTTCAATGCTGTCGTTAAAAATTCAGGTATCAGACAGATTATAGTGATATACAAAGCACCAAATAATGTTAGTCTCAGTACAACTTTTTCCAAATATCTAGAGGTTTGCTCACCTGGGCGAATACCCGGTACAAATGCACCACTCTTCTTCAAATTTTCAGCCATCTCTTTAGGGCTAAATACTAAAGCAGTATAGAAATAGCAGAAGAAGATGATAGTTGTAGCAAATAATACAATATACAAAGGCTGTCCATGTTGCAGCATCGCAGCAACCTTATGAAGAACAGAATTCGTACTATTTGAACCAAACCAACCTAAAAGTGTAGATGGAAATAAAATGATACTGGAAGCAAAAATAGGAGGAATAACACCCGCCATATTTAGCTTGAACGGCATATGAATGCTTTGTCCCGGCATCATCCCAGAACCAAACTGTCTTTTAGCATAATGCACAGGAACTTTACGCTGAGCACTCTCAAAATAAACTACAGCATAGATCAACAGCAAAATACCAATCACAATTGATACTGCCATCAACATACTCATGGAACCTTGTTCAGTCAAAGTTAACAACCGAACAATACCGGATGGGATACCCGATACAATGCCTGCTGTAATGATTAAAGAAATACCATTACCAATACCACGCTCGGTAATTTGCTCCCCTAACCACATCAGAAACATAGTACCTGTAACCAAACAGACTACTGTAGAAATATGAAACTCAAGCGAACTCGTTACAACAACACCTTGTTGATAAACAAATGTTGCAACACCAAAGCTTTGCAATACAGCCAATAATACCGTCCCATACCTAGTATATTTTGTAATTATTTTCCTACCAGCCTCACCTTCCTTCTTTAAAGCTTTTAAAGAAGGAACAATTTCAGAAGCGAGCTGAACAATAATCGATGCCGAAATATAAGG
Above is a genomic segment from Neisseria subflava containing:
- the secY gene encoding preprotein translocase subunit SecY, with product MANQQSLSGLSKFGDLKKRLVFLLGALVVFRIGAHIPVPGVDAVALAKLYEGAANGIFGMLNMFSGGSLERFSIFAIGIMPYISASIIVQLASEIVPSLKALKKEGEAGRKIITKYTRYGTVLLAVLQSFGVATFVYQQGVVVTSSLEFHISTVVCLVTGTMFLMWLGEQITERGIGNGISLIITAGIVSGIPSGIVRLLTLTEQGSMSMLMAVSIVIGILLLIYAVVYFESAQRKVPVHYAKRQFGSGMMPGQSIHMPFKLNMAGVIPPIFASSIILFPSTLLGWFGSNSTNSVLHKVAAMLQHGQPLYIVLFATTIIFFCYFYTALVFSPKEMAENLKKSGAFVPGIRPGEQTSRYLEKVVLRLTLFGALYITIICLIPEFLTTALKVPFYLGGTSLLILVVVTMDFRTQINSYRMSSQYEDLMSRPDMKSLSRK